The Papaver somniferum cultivar HN1 chromosome 3, ASM357369v1, whole genome shotgun sequence genome includes a region encoding these proteins:
- the LOC113357175 gene encoding kinesin-like protein KIN-6 isoform X6, which translates to MEEEGKDTSPKCPYTITVRRNPPRKAKKTPSTNAPPSSKSTYFKPKDIRPYPIDDILKCDVSQAPTPVPVAPPENLESIRVFLRVRPIDIRKFSTKNSDVAAKGARSKLKGVSPKRDLKKTARKKEVCLCVTDSQSVTLAPPADMQDTRRVKTEVYDGFNHVFDSDSQQKDVYEKVMDPLVCDFIAGKSGMIAAMGPTGSGKTHTVFGSAREPGILPLALRKIFNSSGNNCSSELAGSYYISIFEIYSERGKGEKIVDLSLDGTDLSSQQSTIKCQQVLVTNVAEAESLIARGMLKRTTAMTNSNTQSSRSQCIINIIATQKTFDRKVEIVLNGPVLSIVDLAGAERSQKTGNQGTRLLESNFINNTSMVFAQCLRSLLEHQKNPKKQLQKHFQNSLLTKYLRDYLEGKKRMTLILTVKPGEDDYVDTSHLLRQASPYMKIKFSTVEEPSTLAYPKRAVEKLPRIEQPKRRKLREPDASEIDEAKIVNSEHPILKKERILKQLQQHEPLNVKKDLHKILHSEKACCTELAGTKRREQILLNFSKALWNVLKQYKQKLENSEGENHSLKENLNLERARCLELEKELGLLKLNDSHCTQLVVEDSALGSGAAKIYQEKCTIYKVQNLEVEVSDECSPVKDLKVEDHQVVEDSPLGSVAAEIDNEKSTIFKVQNLEVEVSDERSPVKDLKLEDHQVEVSDECSPVKDLKLEDHQVEVSVECSPVNDLKLEDHQDVEDSPLGSGAAEIDQEKCTIFKVQSLEVVSDERSPVKDLKLEDHQVNSALTQSMNQEFKAFIGKENAGNDIENLKHVDIKDKSPNQDIAGAGLGLSVLLASSPHSKVLSVTALHEETVSETLANNITESEQECCSPLKSVNVQKPRRRLLPASSLLLKELNTLDLEVENEEPKGGRGGKKFTEERIMSKGGVSLLRLLKSNVRS; encoded by the exons ATGGAGGAAGAGGGAAAGGATACAAGCCCTAAATGCCCTTATACTATAACAGTAAGAAGAAACCCCCCTAGAAAAGCAAAGAAAACCCCTTCCACCAACGCTCCTCCATCCAGTAAATCCACTTATTTCAAACCCAAAGATATTCGGCCATACCCGATCGACGACATCCTCAAGTGTGATGTCTCTCAAGCCCCAACTCCAGTGCCTGTAGCACCACCAGAGAATCTGGAAAGTATAAGAGTCTTTCTTAGAGTAAGACCTATTGATATACGTAAATTTTCTACCAAAAATAGTGATGTAGCAGCAAAAGGGGCTCGGTCCAAGCTAAAAGGTGTTTCACCAAAGCGGGATTTGAAGAAGACAGCTAGAAAAAAAGAGGTCTGTTTGTGTGTTACTGATTCCCAATCGGTTACTCTTGCACCACCGGCGGACATGCAGGATACAAGGCGTGTTAAAACTGAAGTGTACGATGGTTTTAACCATGTGTTTGATTCTGATTCCCAGCAG AAAGACGTATACGAGAAAGTGATGGACCCTCTAGTATGCGATTTCATTGCTGGGAAGAGTGGTATGATTGCTGCAATGGGACCTACCGGCTCGGGAAAGACACATACGGTGTTTGGTTCTGCAAGGGAGCCTGGTATTCTGCCACTTGCGCTTCGAAAGATATTCAATTCCTCTGGGAACAATTGTTCTTCTGAGCTGGCAGG GTCATACTATATATCAATTTTTGaaatatattctgagcgggggaAGGGAGAGAAGATTGTTGATTTGTCATTAGATGGAACTGATTTGTCTTCGCAACAGTCAACTATTAAATGTCAACAG GTTTTGGTTACCAATGTTGCTGAGGCAGAATCTTTGATAGCACGAGGGATGTTGAAAAGGACTACTGCTATGACAAATTCAAACACTCAATCGAG TCGGTCACAATGCATCATCAACATTATTGCCACTCAGAAAACTTTTGATAGGAAAGTTGAAATTGTACTGAATGGTCCTGTACTGAGTATTGTAGACCTTGCTGGTGCTGAAAGATCTCAAAAAACAGGGAATCAG GGAACCAGATTGCTGGAAAGCAACTTCATTAACAACACATCGATGGTGTTTGCTCAGTGCTTAAGG TCATTGCTGGAGCACCAAAAGAACCCCAAGAAGCAATTGCAGAAGCACTTCCAAAACTCCTTG CTGACCAAGTATTTAAGAGACTATCTGGAAGGAAAGAAGCGGATGACTCTG ATTTTAACTGTCAAGCCAGGGGAGGATGACTATGTCGATACATCGCATCTGCTTAGACAAGCGTCCCCTTACATGAAAATAAA GTTTTCTACTGTAGAAGAACCATCCACTTTAGCATATCCCAAGAGGGCTGTTGAGAAGTTGCCTAGAATAGAGCAGCCTAAAAGGAGGAAATTGCGTGAGCCGGATGCTTCTGAA ATAGACGAGGCTAAGATTGTCAACAGTGAGCATCCAATCTTGAAAAAAG AAAGGATTTTGAAGCAGCTTCAGCAACATGAGCCTCTGAATGTCAAAAAAGATTTGCATAAGATTTTACATTCTGAGAAAGCATGCTGCACTGAGTTAGCAGGGACTAAAAGAAGGGAACAAATTTTGCTGAATTTTTCAAAGGCTCTGTGGAACGTTCTAAAGCAATATAAGCAAAAACTTGAG AACTCTGAAGGTGAGAACCACTCTTTAAAAGAAAACCTTAATCTGGAAAGAGCTCGGTGTCTAGAACTCGAAAAAGAATTGGGACttctgaaattgaatgattctcaCTGCACCCAACTG GTTGTTGAAGATTCTGCTTTAGGCTCTGGGGCTGCTAAAATTTATCAAGAGAAATGTACCATATACAAAGTACAAAATCTGGAG GTAGAAGTTTCTGATGAGTGCTCGCCAGTTAAAGACCTCAAAGTGGAGGACCATCAG GTTGTTGAAGATTCTCCTTTAGGCTCTGTAGCTGCTGAGATTGATAACGAGAAAAGTACCATATTTAAAGTACAAAATCTGGAG GTAGAAGTTTCTGATGAGCGCTCGCCAGTTAAAGACCTCAAACTGGAGGACCATCAG GTAGAAGTTTCTGATGAGTGCTCGCCAGTGAAAGACCTCAAACTGGAGGACCATCAG GTAGAAGTTTCTGTTGAGTGCTCGCCAGTTAACGACCTCAAACTGGAGGACCATCAG GATGTTGAAGATTCTCCTTTAGGCTCTGGGGCTGCTgagattgatcaagagaaatgtacCATATTTAAAGTACAAAGTCTGGAG GTAGTTTCTGATGAGCGCTCGCCAGTTAAAGACCTCAAACTGGAGGACCATCAG GTCAATAGTGCTCTGACTCAGTCCATGAATCAGGAGTTTAAAGCCTTTATTGGGAAAGAAAATGCTGGAAACGATATAGAAAATCTGAAACATGTAGATATCAAAGATAAATCCCCAAATCAAGATATAGCAG GAGCAGGTTTAGGCCTTTCAGTTTTGCTTGCCAGCTCACCACATTCAAAAGTTTTGTCTGTTACGGCACTTCATGAAGAG ACAGTATCAGAGACGCTTGCAAACAATATCACGGAAAGTGAACAAGAGTGTTGCTCTCCTCTCAAATCTGTCAATGTGCAAAAACCTAGAAG GAGattgcttcctgcgtcttctttATTGCTGAAAGAGCTAAATACATTGGACTTGGAGGTGGAAAATGAAGAACCAAAG GGAGGTAGAGGTGGTAAGAAGTTCACAGAGGAAAGAATCATGTCCAAGGGCGGCGTTTCTCTCCTTCGGTTATTGAAGAGCAATGTACGGTCATGA
- the LOC113357175 gene encoding kinesin-like protein KIN-6 isoform X4 gives MEEEGKDTSPKCPYTITVRRNPPRKAKKTPSTNAPPSSKSTYFKPKDIRPYPIDDILKCDVSQAPTPVPVAPPENLESIRVFLRVRPIDIRKFSTKNSDVAAKGARSKLKGVSPKRDLKKTARKKEVCLCVTDSQSVTLAPPADMQDTRRVKTEVYDGFNHVFDSDSQQKDVYEKVMDPLVCDFIAGKSGMIAAMGPTGSGKTHTVFGSAREPGILPLALRKIFNSSGNNCSSELAGSYYISIFEIYSERGKGEKIVDLSLDGTDLSSQQSTIKCQQVLVTNVAEAESLIARGMLKRTTAMTNSNTQSSRSQCIINIIATQKTFDRKVEIVLNGPVLSIVDLAGAERSQKTGNQGTRLLESNFINNTSMVFAQCLRSLLEHQKNPKKQLQKHFQNSLLTKYLRDYLEGKKRMTLILTVKPGEDDYVDTSHLLRQASPYMKIKFSTVEEPSTLAYPKRAVEKLPRIEQPKRRKLREPDASEIDEAKIVNSEHPILKKERILKQLQQHEPLNVKKDLHKILHSEKACCTELAGTKRREQILLNFSKALWNVLKQYKQKLENSEGENHSLKENLNLERARCLELEKELGLLKLNDSHCTQLVVEDSALGSGAAKIYQEKCTIYKVQNLEVEVSDECSPVKDLKVEDHQVIMSGISFLGIWVSTMMSVVEDSPLGSVAAEIDNEKSTIFKVEVSDERSPVKDLKLEDHQVEVSDECSPVKDLKLEDHQVEVSVECSPVNDLKLEDHQDVEDSPLGSGAAEIDQEKCTIFKVQSLEVVSDERSPVKDLKLEDHQVNSALTQSMNQEFKAFIGKENAGNDIENLKHVDIKDKSPNQDIAGAGLGLSVLLASSPHSKVLSVTALHEETVSETLANNITESEQECCSPLKSVNVQKPRRRLLPASSLLLKELNTLDLEVENEEPKGGRGGKKFTEERIMSKGGVSLLRLLKSNVRS, from the exons ATGGAGGAAGAGGGAAAGGATACAAGCCCTAAATGCCCTTATACTATAACAGTAAGAAGAAACCCCCCTAGAAAAGCAAAGAAAACCCCTTCCACCAACGCTCCTCCATCCAGTAAATCCACTTATTTCAAACCCAAAGATATTCGGCCATACCCGATCGACGACATCCTCAAGTGTGATGTCTCTCAAGCCCCAACTCCAGTGCCTGTAGCACCACCAGAGAATCTGGAAAGTATAAGAGTCTTTCTTAGAGTAAGACCTATTGATATACGTAAATTTTCTACCAAAAATAGTGATGTAGCAGCAAAAGGGGCTCGGTCCAAGCTAAAAGGTGTTTCACCAAAGCGGGATTTGAAGAAGACAGCTAGAAAAAAAGAGGTCTGTTTGTGTGTTACTGATTCCCAATCGGTTACTCTTGCACCACCGGCGGACATGCAGGATACAAGGCGTGTTAAAACTGAAGTGTACGATGGTTTTAACCATGTGTTTGATTCTGATTCCCAGCAG AAAGACGTATACGAGAAAGTGATGGACCCTCTAGTATGCGATTTCATTGCTGGGAAGAGTGGTATGATTGCTGCAATGGGACCTACCGGCTCGGGAAAGACACATACGGTGTTTGGTTCTGCAAGGGAGCCTGGTATTCTGCCACTTGCGCTTCGAAAGATATTCAATTCCTCTGGGAACAATTGTTCTTCTGAGCTGGCAGG GTCATACTATATATCAATTTTTGaaatatattctgagcgggggaAGGGAGAGAAGATTGTTGATTTGTCATTAGATGGAACTGATTTGTCTTCGCAACAGTCAACTATTAAATGTCAACAG GTTTTGGTTACCAATGTTGCTGAGGCAGAATCTTTGATAGCACGAGGGATGTTGAAAAGGACTACTGCTATGACAAATTCAAACACTCAATCGAG TCGGTCACAATGCATCATCAACATTATTGCCACTCAGAAAACTTTTGATAGGAAAGTTGAAATTGTACTGAATGGTCCTGTACTGAGTATTGTAGACCTTGCTGGTGCTGAAAGATCTCAAAAAACAGGGAATCAG GGAACCAGATTGCTGGAAAGCAACTTCATTAACAACACATCGATGGTGTTTGCTCAGTGCTTAAGG TCATTGCTGGAGCACCAAAAGAACCCCAAGAAGCAATTGCAGAAGCACTTCCAAAACTCCTTG CTGACCAAGTATTTAAGAGACTATCTGGAAGGAAAGAAGCGGATGACTCTG ATTTTAACTGTCAAGCCAGGGGAGGATGACTATGTCGATACATCGCATCTGCTTAGACAAGCGTCCCCTTACATGAAAATAAA GTTTTCTACTGTAGAAGAACCATCCACTTTAGCATATCCCAAGAGGGCTGTTGAGAAGTTGCCTAGAATAGAGCAGCCTAAAAGGAGGAAATTGCGTGAGCCGGATGCTTCTGAA ATAGACGAGGCTAAGATTGTCAACAGTGAGCATCCAATCTTGAAAAAAG AAAGGATTTTGAAGCAGCTTCAGCAACATGAGCCTCTGAATGTCAAAAAAGATTTGCATAAGATTTTACATTCTGAGAAAGCATGCTGCACTGAGTTAGCAGGGACTAAAAGAAGGGAACAAATTTTGCTGAATTTTTCAAAGGCTCTGTGGAACGTTCTAAAGCAATATAAGCAAAAACTTGAG AACTCTGAAGGTGAGAACCACTCTTTAAAAGAAAACCTTAATCTGGAAAGAGCTCGGTGTCTAGAACTCGAAAAAGAATTGGGACttctgaaattgaatgattctcaCTGCACCCAACTG GTTGTTGAAGATTCTGCTTTAGGCTCTGGGGCTGCTAAAATTTATCAAGAGAAATGTACCATATACAAAGTACAAAATCTGGAG GTAGAAGTTTCTGATGAGTGCTCGCCAGTTAAAGACCTCAAAGTGGAGGACCATCAGGTAATCATGTCTGGTATCAGCTTCCTTGGAATTTGGGTCAGCACTATGATGTCG GTTGTTGAAGATTCTCCTTTAGGCTCTGTAGCTGCTGAGATTGATAACGAGAAAAGTACCATATTTAAA GTAGAAGTTTCTGATGAGCGCTCGCCAGTTAAAGACCTCAAACTGGAGGACCATCAG GTAGAAGTTTCTGATGAGTGCTCGCCAGTGAAAGACCTCAAACTGGAGGACCATCAG GTAGAAGTTTCTGTTGAGTGCTCGCCAGTTAACGACCTCAAACTGGAGGACCATCAG GATGTTGAAGATTCTCCTTTAGGCTCTGGGGCTGCTgagattgatcaagagaaatgtacCATATTTAAAGTACAAAGTCTGGAG GTAGTTTCTGATGAGCGCTCGCCAGTTAAAGACCTCAAACTGGAGGACCATCAG GTCAATAGTGCTCTGACTCAGTCCATGAATCAGGAGTTTAAAGCCTTTATTGGGAAAGAAAATGCTGGAAACGATATAGAAAATCTGAAACATGTAGATATCAAAGATAAATCCCCAAATCAAGATATAGCAG GAGCAGGTTTAGGCCTTTCAGTTTTGCTTGCCAGCTCACCACATTCAAAAGTTTTGTCTGTTACGGCACTTCATGAAGAG ACAGTATCAGAGACGCTTGCAAACAATATCACGGAAAGTGAACAAGAGTGTTGCTCTCCTCTCAAATCTGTCAATGTGCAAAAACCTAGAAG GAGattgcttcctgcgtcttctttATTGCTGAAAGAGCTAAATACATTGGACTTGGAGGTGGAAAATGAAGAACCAAAG GGAGGTAGAGGTGGTAAGAAGTTCACAGAGGAAAGAATCATGTCCAAGGGCGGCGTTTCTCTCCTTCGGTTATTGAAGAGCAATGTACGGTCATGA
- the LOC113357175 gene encoding kinesin-like protein KIN-6 isoform X7, with the protein MEEEGKDTSPKCPYTITVRRNPPRKAKKTPSTNAPPSSKSTYFKPKDIRPYPIDDILKCDVSQAPTPVPVAPPENLESIRVFLRVRPIDIRKFSTKNSDVAAKGARSKLKGVSPKRDLKKTARKKEVCLCVTDSQSVTLAPPADMQDTRRVKTEVYDGFNHVFDSDSQQKDVYEKVMDPLVCDFIAGKSGMIAAMGPTGSGKTHTVFGSAREPGILPLALRKIFNSSGNNCSSELAGSYYISIFEIYSERGKGEKIVDLSLDGTDLSSQQSTIKCQQVLVTNVAEAESLIARGMLKRTTAMTNSNTQSSRSQCIINIIATQKTFDRKVEIVLNGPVLSIVDLAGAERSQKTGNQGTRLLESNFINNTSMVFAQCLRSLLEHQKNPKKQLQKHFQNSLLTKYLRDYLEGKKRMTLILTVKPGEDDYVDTSHLLRQASPYMKIKFSTVEEPSTLAYPKRAVEKLPRIEQPKRRKLREPDASEIDEAKIVNSEHPILKKERILKQLQQHEPLNVKKDLHKILHSEKACCTELAGTKRREQILLNFSKALWNVLKQYKQKLENSEGENHSLKENLNLERARCLELEKELGLLKLNDSHCTQLVVEDSALGSGAAKIYQEKCTIYKVEVSDECSPVKDLKVEDHQVVEDSPLGSVAAEIDNEKSTIFKVQNLEVEVSDERSPVKDLKLEDHQVEVSDECSPVKDLKLEDHQVEVSVECSPVNDLKLEDHQDVEDSPLGSGAAEIDQEKCTIFKVQSLEVVSDERSPVKDLKLEDHQVNSALTQSMNQEFKAFIGKENAGNDIENLKHVDIKDKSPNQDIAGAGLGLSVLLASSPHSKVLSVTALHEETVSETLANNITESEQECCSPLKSVNVQKPRRRLLPASSLLLKELNTLDLEVENEEPKGGRGGKKFTEERIMSKGGVSLLRLLKSNVRS; encoded by the exons ATGGAGGAAGAGGGAAAGGATACAAGCCCTAAATGCCCTTATACTATAACAGTAAGAAGAAACCCCCCTAGAAAAGCAAAGAAAACCCCTTCCACCAACGCTCCTCCATCCAGTAAATCCACTTATTTCAAACCCAAAGATATTCGGCCATACCCGATCGACGACATCCTCAAGTGTGATGTCTCTCAAGCCCCAACTCCAGTGCCTGTAGCACCACCAGAGAATCTGGAAAGTATAAGAGTCTTTCTTAGAGTAAGACCTATTGATATACGTAAATTTTCTACCAAAAATAGTGATGTAGCAGCAAAAGGGGCTCGGTCCAAGCTAAAAGGTGTTTCACCAAAGCGGGATTTGAAGAAGACAGCTAGAAAAAAAGAGGTCTGTTTGTGTGTTACTGATTCCCAATCGGTTACTCTTGCACCACCGGCGGACATGCAGGATACAAGGCGTGTTAAAACTGAAGTGTACGATGGTTTTAACCATGTGTTTGATTCTGATTCCCAGCAG AAAGACGTATACGAGAAAGTGATGGACCCTCTAGTATGCGATTTCATTGCTGGGAAGAGTGGTATGATTGCTGCAATGGGACCTACCGGCTCGGGAAAGACACATACGGTGTTTGGTTCTGCAAGGGAGCCTGGTATTCTGCCACTTGCGCTTCGAAAGATATTCAATTCCTCTGGGAACAATTGTTCTTCTGAGCTGGCAGG GTCATACTATATATCAATTTTTGaaatatattctgagcgggggaAGGGAGAGAAGATTGTTGATTTGTCATTAGATGGAACTGATTTGTCTTCGCAACAGTCAACTATTAAATGTCAACAG GTTTTGGTTACCAATGTTGCTGAGGCAGAATCTTTGATAGCACGAGGGATGTTGAAAAGGACTACTGCTATGACAAATTCAAACACTCAATCGAG TCGGTCACAATGCATCATCAACATTATTGCCACTCAGAAAACTTTTGATAGGAAAGTTGAAATTGTACTGAATGGTCCTGTACTGAGTATTGTAGACCTTGCTGGTGCTGAAAGATCTCAAAAAACAGGGAATCAG GGAACCAGATTGCTGGAAAGCAACTTCATTAACAACACATCGATGGTGTTTGCTCAGTGCTTAAGG TCATTGCTGGAGCACCAAAAGAACCCCAAGAAGCAATTGCAGAAGCACTTCCAAAACTCCTTG CTGACCAAGTATTTAAGAGACTATCTGGAAGGAAAGAAGCGGATGACTCTG ATTTTAACTGTCAAGCCAGGGGAGGATGACTATGTCGATACATCGCATCTGCTTAGACAAGCGTCCCCTTACATGAAAATAAA GTTTTCTACTGTAGAAGAACCATCCACTTTAGCATATCCCAAGAGGGCTGTTGAGAAGTTGCCTAGAATAGAGCAGCCTAAAAGGAGGAAATTGCGTGAGCCGGATGCTTCTGAA ATAGACGAGGCTAAGATTGTCAACAGTGAGCATCCAATCTTGAAAAAAG AAAGGATTTTGAAGCAGCTTCAGCAACATGAGCCTCTGAATGTCAAAAAAGATTTGCATAAGATTTTACATTCTGAGAAAGCATGCTGCACTGAGTTAGCAGGGACTAAAAGAAGGGAACAAATTTTGCTGAATTTTTCAAAGGCTCTGTGGAACGTTCTAAAGCAATATAAGCAAAAACTTGAG AACTCTGAAGGTGAGAACCACTCTTTAAAAGAAAACCTTAATCTGGAAAGAGCTCGGTGTCTAGAACTCGAAAAAGAATTGGGACttctgaaattgaatgattctcaCTGCACCCAACTG GTTGTTGAAGATTCTGCTTTAGGCTCTGGGGCTGCTAAAATTTATCAAGAGAAATGTACCATATACAAA GTAGAAGTTTCTGATGAGTGCTCGCCAGTTAAAGACCTCAAAGTGGAGGACCATCAG GTTGTTGAAGATTCTCCTTTAGGCTCTGTAGCTGCTGAGATTGATAACGAGAAAAGTACCATATTTAAAGTACAAAATCTGGAG GTAGAAGTTTCTGATGAGCGCTCGCCAGTTAAAGACCTCAAACTGGAGGACCATCAG GTAGAAGTTTCTGATGAGTGCTCGCCAGTGAAAGACCTCAAACTGGAGGACCATCAG GTAGAAGTTTCTGTTGAGTGCTCGCCAGTTAACGACCTCAAACTGGAGGACCATCAG GATGTTGAAGATTCTCCTTTAGGCTCTGGGGCTGCTgagattgatcaagagaaatgtacCATATTTAAAGTACAAAGTCTGGAG GTAGTTTCTGATGAGCGCTCGCCAGTTAAAGACCTCAAACTGGAGGACCATCAG GTCAATAGTGCTCTGACTCAGTCCATGAATCAGGAGTTTAAAGCCTTTATTGGGAAAGAAAATGCTGGAAACGATATAGAAAATCTGAAACATGTAGATATCAAAGATAAATCCCCAAATCAAGATATAGCAG GAGCAGGTTTAGGCCTTTCAGTTTTGCTTGCCAGCTCACCACATTCAAAAGTTTTGTCTGTTACGGCACTTCATGAAGAG ACAGTATCAGAGACGCTTGCAAACAATATCACGGAAAGTGAACAAGAGTGTTGCTCTCCTCTCAAATCTGTCAATGTGCAAAAACCTAGAAG GAGattgcttcctgcgtcttctttATTGCTGAAAGAGCTAAATACATTGGACTTGGAGGTGGAAAATGAAGAACCAAAG GGAGGTAGAGGTGGTAAGAAGTTCACAGAGGAAAGAATCATGTCCAAGGGCGGCGTTTCTCTCCTTCGGTTATTGAAGAGCAATGTACGGTCATGA